The Podospora pseudopauciseta strain CBS 411.78 chromosome 2 map unlocalized CBS411.78m_2, whole genome shotgun sequence genome has a window encoding:
- a CDS encoding uncharacterized protein (EggNog:ENOG503P5DR; COG:S), with the protein METSTPRVTCAYLNSYVGRNVMVVGKVAQIRGEDAIIDADGNISCKLNRDAHLVPGNGVQVIGKVNPDLSVKVLSSLDLGTGVDYNLANTVVEITHQHKNLFTNE; encoded by the exons ATGGagacctcaacaccaagagTTACCTGTGCCTACCTCAACTCATACGTCGGCAGGAATGTTATGGTCGTGGGCAAAGTCGCCCAAATCCGCGGTGAAGacgccatcatcgacgcCGACGGCAACATCTCTTGCAAGCTGAATCGC GATGCCCACCTGGTCCCGGGCAACGGTGTCCAAGTCATTGGCAAAGTAAACCCAGACCTGTCAGTCAAAGTCCTCAGCTCCCTTGACCTGGGCACGGGCGTTG ACTACAACCTTGCCAACACAGTGGTGGAGATAACACATCAGCACAAGAACTTGTTTACCAACGAGTAG
- a CDS encoding uncharacterized protein (COG:S; EggNog:ENOG503NWSE): MATPTNSWQQQAPSHHMVAQPAGVEDFGVQTRPMGLKVQYTFDRDSQVNCLARWPHLLHIQTIPLDERTTIGVVDLRTCLQAVAQSSPEIVNQEENDYSVYAYDFSEPDVPLVGQGMLSRGLDPNNEAAQQQLVPGRVTRNLLALLSSGSRETLEVKLKLTMVAKAPPRPDFSALEGFNLSNSSQMPVDDNSEWNSFVQSSQMFGQNSNVAQVPSPALPPAPVQNHGYHHNQHNPHSQPNQHTQHNHHFSHPMHEPRPMEMRSDSAPPYMNRPSSIPPPEPQPAAPTPPASHGLPGVATVPDPPRTHTPIHSAPSPAPQPQPTENVVEMQPQARPSRPSSRTSTRSRRQRPPTGRPRGRPRKSAAEGNTSAAEEATDGDEGPRKKRAKVIRADYAAVVPFGSAPDSLRVAASTSGSLRTMRPIGSGNDAPTPNHLQDVPRAPTPVPDGALLQQQQRRRMVGHKARSESVGMENIPVFQHRQPQLPMHEMSQDARSPVESFGQSPDQGYSPEDSVGDLGSSPPVPRTTPYLRSSPPASSPILPPMPMRNVDSGFMSGGLDDFFDEDDMMPDLPPPRMQELSGPMPAQMQIAQPVPVPMTSKPNSRKNSRVRTASQQQEVTFQEVNPGPPELLPTKSLFNPAGRVKTLNRPTPPPTTHRPSPPPASHQAVERPTASIPSDQPAPKKRNARSLKRSHTAPNPVVSEQEAPVQPAQAQPTTQHYGLSQESALPPHFEQPPGSMNGSVRPTADLDNNHVGNGFARASEPAQSPREVSVPAAPLPVMESREVVEPCFHQQQPLPPTSRPPSRPASQDPGVPTVPASDVGNEPILTLPQPFMSEAPCPPSDFDAPRYSKNLVKKQTIKERLESAIMRGESPPFCNNCGAIETPTWRKIWIQEHKGIPPFYEFSDKPGFVTMIDILERDAEGQPAAYRLVKKNLGTKDDKKVWVETLLCNPCGIWLAKFRNHRPPDRWEKDAARLNQSRKRREGKSKKKSRAKSDGPVNPTSEAYFTTDPAGPLDHESPEENIPESIPENGTLPESHNTTTTDDKLLNLQSSPKQRLPGSTHSRGSGTADSPIAVEDDLGSTRRLLFPSPRKDAMPRVLGELSANATQTVTHGQVAKSATSGKENHNTLPARTGTPANGGDQLDQELFGTPPRCPSTPPPSSTAAGVFRTPTRPTPSHRPITRSVSRSMRSHRSIVKSPIDVYMTARRITTPRSGSNHGLLAPPSSSGRRRSPRHAPTQAHFVHDDDAQHFESPFTANLAQLLSEANNFTTGSPSHRLPEIDLGSLQDLDEAALAQQLLESTNAIDFDNLLGTELAMQPSSPPSTRRKRQGGVEFGAPLGENTWAEQHGAGKGY, translated from the exons ATGGCCACTCCAACAAACtcgtggcagcagcaggcgccCTCGCACCACATGGTTGCCCAGCCAGCCGGAGTCGAAGATTTCGGTGTCCAGACGAGGCCGATGGGAT TGAAGGTGCAGTATACCTTCGATCGAGATAGCCAGGTCAACTGCTTGGCTCGTTGGCCTCACCTGCTCCACATCCAGACAATTCCACTCGACGAAAGAACCACAATCGGCGTGGTGGACCTCCGAACATGTCTCCAGGCTGTCGCCCAGTCCAGCCCTGAGATCGTCAACCAGGAAGAGAACGACTACAGTGTGTATGCATATGACTTTTCAGAACCCGATGTGCCCCTGGTAGGGCAAGGGATGCTATCACGGGGGCTGGATCCGAACAACGAGGCGGCACAACAACAATTGGTCCCAGGGCGAGTAACCCGCAATCTGCTCGCCCTTCTCAGCAGCGGGAGCCGGGAAACACTCGAGGTGAAACTCAAGTTGACAATGGTTGCAAAGGCGCCACCACGACCAGATTTTTCAGCCCTGGAGGGCTTTAACCTGTCAAACTCTTCTCAGATGCCCGTCGACGACAACTCGGAGTGGAACTCGTTTGTTCAGTCCAGCCAAATGTTTGGTCAGAATTCGAATGTGGCCCAGGTACCATCGCCAGcgcttcctcctgctccggtCCAAAATCACGGCTATCACCACAATCAACACAACCCTCACAGTCAGCCCAATCAG CACACTCAGCATAATCACCACTTCAGCCACCCGATGCATGAACCTCGGCCGATGGAGATGAGAAGTGATAGTGCGCCTCCATATATGAATCGGCCATCGAGTATACCACCGCCTGAGCCCCAGCCAGCGGCTCCGACGCCACCTGCGTCCCACGGCCTTCCTGGCGTCGCCACAGTCCCTGACCCCCCGAGGACGCACACCCCGATCCATAGCgctccctcaccagcaccTCAACCGCAGCCGACAGAAAATGTAGTCGAGATGCAACCACAAGCGCGTCCTTCCCGGCCGTCCTCACGAACCTCAACGAGAAGTAGAAGGCAACGACCGCCAACCGGCAGACCACGAGGCCGTCCGCGCAAATCGGCTGCAGAGGGCAACACGTCGGCGGCAGAGGAAGCCACTGACGGTGATGAAGGCCCACGGAAGAAAAGGGCAAAGGTTATCCGGGCAGACTATGCAGCCGTTGTGCCGTTTGGTTCTGCACCAGACTCACTCAGAGTAGCTGCCAGTACCTCAGGGTCATTGCGCACCATGAGACCCATTGGTTCAGGAAACGACGCCCCGACGCCTAACCATCTTCAAGATGTCCCTCGTGCGCCAACACCAGTACCTGATGGGGCTCttttgcagcagcagcaaaggaGAAGAATGGTAGGCCACAAGGCTCGGTCCGAGTCCGTTGGAATGGAGAATATCCCCGTCTTTCAACATAGACAGCCCCAACTACCCATGCACGAGATGAGCCAGGACGCCCGCTCACCCGTCGAATCATTTGGACAATCACCAGACCAAGGTTATTCGCCCGAAGACAGCGTTGGTGACCTGGGCTCCTCACCCCCAGTCCCGCGCACGACCCCCTACCTCCGGTCTAGTCCACCAGCGTCGAGTCCGATTCTTCCTCCGATGCCCATGCGGAATGTCGACTCCGGCTTTATGAGCGGCGGTCTTGACGACTTtttcgacgaggatgatATGATGCCGGACCTACCCCCACCACGGATGCAGGAGCTTTCTGGACCCATGCCTGCGCAGATGCAGATCGCCCAGCCCGTACCTGTGCCCATGACCAGCAAACCCAACAGCCGCAAGAATAGTCGAGTTCGTACTGCGTCGCAGCAACAGGAGGTGACATTCCAAGAAGTGAACCCTGGCCCGCCAGAACTGCTCCCAACCAAGAGCCTCTTCAACCCCGCTGGGCGTGTTAAGACCTTGAACCgaccaacacccccacctACCACACAccggccatcaccacctcctgctTCCCATCAAGCCGTGGAACGGCCGACAGCTTCCATCCCGTCCGATCAGCCAGCGCCAAAGAAACGAAACGCCCGGTCCCTGAAAAGATCGCACACTGCCCCGAACCCGGTGGTTTCGGAGCAGGAGGCGCCGGTACAACCAGCACAGGCGCAACCGACAACCCAACATTATGGCCTGAGCCAGGAATCGGCTCTTCCTCCACATTTCGAGCAGCCGCCTGGGAGCATGAACGGTTCCGTGCGGCCCACCGCGGACTTGGACAACAACCATGTCGGAAACGGTTTCGCCAGGGCCTCTGAGCCTGCTCAGTCGCCTCGAGAGGTGTCAGTTCCTGCAGCGCCGCTGCCGGTGATGGAGAGCCGCGAGGTTGTCGAACCTTGcttccaccagcagcagcctcttcCGCCAACATCTAGACCGCCTTCGCGCCCAGCCTCGCAAGACCCTGGAGTCCCGACCGTCCCAGCCAGCGATGTCGGGAACGAGCCAATCTTGACTTTGCCGCAGCCATTCATGTCCGAGGCCCCGTGCCCGCCGAGTGATTTTGACGCGCCTCGCTACAGCAAGAACCTGGTCAAGAAACAGACTATCAAGGAGCGGTTGGAGTCTGCCATCATGAGAGGGGAATCCCCCCCATTCTGTAACAACTGCGGCGCAATTGAGACGCCTACTTGGCGTAAGATATGGATCCAAGAGCACAAGGGAATCCCGCCGTTCTATGAGTTTTCGGATAAGCCAGGTTTCGTTACCATGATTGACATTCTCGAGCGGGATGCGGAGGGCCAGCCAGCGGCGTATCGGTTGGTCAAGAAGAATCTTGGTACTAAGGACGACAAGAAGGTGTGGGTTGAAACCCTCTTGTGCAATC CTTGTGGCATATGGCTTGCCAAGTTCAGAAATCACCGCCCGCCTGACCGGTGGGAGAAGGATGCCGCCCGCCTCAACCAAAGCCGTAAGAGGCGCGAAggcaagagcaagaagaagtcACGGGCCAAAAGCGATGGGCCGGTGAATCCCACCTCGGAAGCCTACTTCACGACGGACCCTGCTGGCCCATTGGACCATGAGTCACCAGAAGAAAACATTCCTGAGAGCATCCCTGAGAACGGGACGCTACCAGAAAGCCACAACACAACCACGACCGATGACAAGCTTTTAAACTTGCAGAGCTCCCCAAAACAGCGCTTGCCGGGATCAACTCACTCGAGGGGTAGTGGAACAGCGGACAGCCCCATAGCAGTTGAAGATGATCTCGGCAGCACAAGAAGGCTGCTCTTCCCGTCACCTAGGAAGGATGCAATGCCCCGGGTTCTTGGGGAGCTTTCGGCAAATGCCACACAAACAGTCACTCACGGTCAGGTGGCCAAGTCCGCTACATCGGGCAAAGAAAACCACAACACTCTTCCAGCGCGCACTGGTACGCCAGCCAACGGCGGCGACCAGCTCGATCAAGAGTTGTTTGGTACACCTCCCCGATGCCCATCCACTCCACCTCCCAGTTCCACTGCCGCCGGTGTGTTCAGGACACCAACCCGGCCGACGCCCAGTCATCGCCCCATAACAAGGAGTGTCTCTAGGTCGATGCGGTCCCATCGAAGCATTGTCAAATCACCGATCGATGTCTACATGACCGCCCGCAGGATCACCACTCCCCGATCGGGATCCAACCACGGCCTGCTGGCTCCCCCCAGCTCTTCCGGCAGACGACGAAGTCCCCGACACGCCCCTACCCAGGCACATTTTGTGCATGACGATGATGCACAGCACTTCGAATCACCCTTCACCGCGAACCTCGCCCAGCTCCTGAGCGAAGCCAACAACTTCACCACCGGATCACCTTCCCATAGGCTGCCTGAGATTGATCTCGGGAGCCTTCAAGATCTGGACGAGGCCGCACTCGCCCAACAACTCCTCGAAAGCACCAATGCAATCGATTTCGACAATCTTCTCGGTACCGAGTTGGCCATGCAGCCTAGCTCGCCGCCCTCTACCAGGCGGAAACGTCAAGGTGGTGTCGAATTCGGAGCGCCACTGGGCGAGAACACATGGGCGGAACAACATGGTGCTGGAAAGGGATACTAA
- a CDS encoding uncharacterized protein (EggNog:ENOG503P4HK), producing the protein MAAFGKSIHALLDTYSNCISLLKAFRHRGDEPNSTTPTPETAICSQDKQAVLRESLKADRDLVEKAYASRVRQSGNRFRKGDARAISSVDGVLRKLKEAIKNLLRISSHKQNLDLDCESLMCLSNASRLETIKTIDGLSRRLGSPSRSSLASHSSRTSSKASKTSSKLSSSKSSKTSPGSLSTSPSHRHKLSPKTSEAPKPKRVSAQQEKSSSSKKALPQPKKDIKDGKSKRSSSSELKSATPKDPQLATPSPKMTSPSPEPTPKSPKLTPASPKPTPASPKNSKALSKLPRKGSVKHAEKHSSRSSTAPPKSASSQKPPSSPKLPSSPKLPSSPKLQPAPPPPASPSSIEAITADAHFAMAAIPRLSPSSSLHPRTSPNRISIMSFSSDSTKLGEIPQRKWQPSHRSLYITTTGSPSEEEEDEYNIKPVFPLKPYTVEVKEKGRFWGLFARRGSQS; encoded by the exons ATGGCGGCGTTTGGCAAGAGCATCCACGCCTTGCTGGACACTTACTCAAACTGCATTTCCTTGCTCAAGGCCTTCAGGCATCGGGGCGATGAGCCAAAttcaaccaccccaacaccagaGACAGCGATCTGTTCTCAGGACAAACAAGCCGTTCTGCGGGAGTCTTTAAAGGCGGATCGTGACTTGGTTGAGAAGGCCTATGCGTCAAGAGTTCGCCAGTCTGGAAACCGCTTCAGAAAAGGAGATG CCCGCGCCATCTCATCAGTAGACGGTGTCTTGAGGAAACTCAAAGAAGCTATCAAGAACCTGCTGCGAATCTCCAGCCACAAGCAGAATCTTGACCTGGACTGTGAGTCACTCATGTGTCTCTCCAATGCTTCCAGACTTGAGACAATCAAGACCATAGATGGCCTGTCCCGACGGCTTGGTAGCCCGTCTCGTTCTTCATTGGCCTCCCATTCTTCAAGGACTTCATCGAAGGCTTCGAAGACATCATCCAAGTTATCGTCGTCGAAGTCATCCAAAACTTCTCCGGGTTCTTTGTCGACGTCACCATCACACCGGCACAAACTGTCACCCAAGACGTCCGAGGCGCCCAAACCGAAGAGAGTGTCTGCCCAACAAGAAAAGAGCTCCTCAAGCAAGAAAGCATTGCCCCAGCCCAAGAAGGACATCAAGGATGGCAAATCAAAGAGATCGTCCAGCAGCGAGCTAAAATCTGCAACTCCAAAAGACCCACAACTAGCAACACCGTCACCAAAGATGACTTCGCCATCACCAGAGCCAACGCCAAAATCACCAAAATTGACACCAGCCTCGCCAAAGCCAACACCGGCCTCACCAAAAAACTCAAAAGCATTATCAAAGCTACCGAGGAAGGGCTCAGTAAAACACGCGGAAAAACATTCATCAAGAAGTTCAACGGCACCACCTAAGTCAGCGAGTTCGCAAAAacctccatcctcaccaaagctaccatcctcaccaaagctaccatcttcaccaaaaTTACAACccgccccaccaccaccggcttcTCCAAGCTCTATCGAAGCAATCACTGCAGATGCTCACTTTGCCATGGCCGCGATTCCAAGACTCAGcccctcgtcctccctccaccccaggACATCCCCCAACCGGATATCCATCatgtccttctcctccgacAGCACCAAGCTTGGTGAGATTCCTCAGCGGAAATGGCAGCCAAGTCACAGATCCCTgtacatcaccaccactggCTCGCcaagcgaggaagaagaagacgagtaCAACATCAAGCCTGTTTTCCCGCTGAAGCCATATACGGTCGAGGTCAAGGAAAAAGGCAGATTCTGGGGGTTGTTTGCGAGGAGGGGATCTCAGTCTTGA
- the ECM14 gene encoding putative metallocarboxypeptidase ecm14 (EggNog:ENOG503NXUQ; COG:O; MEROPS:MER0013421), protein MRLQPLALAFSLALPVDAAAAWIEPSHRDHQAGCLQHSNGYPILRWLRDTAVEAFFGKQLRDDDLDTYEINPAVATRHEGGIVVRFNATTLGQKRLLTDITRTLQAFDIWSISHDYVDARIYNAKIYLKKIVDQLPDSMKKPEIMIYDLPAAIWATYPKKTTGGFSSSSLDVLTSREGMGNLFFKDYQRLSVVTSWMRLLEAMFPSLTEMTSIGKSFEGRDIHALRVGARNEEEEEGGSRKAILVTGGLHGREWISTSTVTYLMWSMVTAYDKDPMVTKLLDKFDIIFIPILNPDGYEYTWQEDRLWRKSRQDTGTSFCFGMDLDHAFGYEWATNNKAGPCSENYGGDSPFHAVEASELANWAKNQTAQHGVKFVGFLDMHSYSQQILFPYSYTCAAQPPNLENLMELGVGLAKAIRLSSGEAYTVTSACESATAYRGKDDTRVEGGGGSAIDWFYHEIGAKYSYQIKLRDTGSYGFLLPADHIVPTGEEVLNALKYFGDFLLGNNGIEKGEFEGSEHVQNPPADQWSDLKRRR, encoded by the exons ATGCGATTACAACCACTAGCCCTCGCTTTTAGCCTCGCGCTGCCCGTCgatgccgctgctgcttggaTCGAACCCTCGCATCGGGACCACCAAGCCGGCTGCCTTCAGCACAGCAACGGCTACCCTATTCTTAGATGGCTGCGTGATACCGCCGTCGAGGCCTTCTTCGGCAAGCAATTGAGAGATGACGACCTCGACACCTACGAAATCAACCCGGCTGTTGCCACGAGGCATGAGGGTGGCATCGTAGTTCGGTTCAACGCAACCACCTTGGGGCAGAAGCGCCTCCTCACTGACATAACCCGGACACTTCAAGCTTTCGATATCTGGTCCATCTCGCACGACTACGTCGACGCACGAATATATAATGCCAAGATATATCTCAAGAAGATTGTCGACCAACTGCCAGATTCGATGAAGAAGCCAGAAATTATGATTTACGATCTGCCCGCCGCCATCTGGGCCACGTATCCCAAGAAGACTACTGGGGGATTCAGCTCGAGTTCCCTCGATGTACTGACGTCCAGGGAAGGAATGGGTAACCTATTCTTCAAGGATTATCAGAGGCTGTCG GTCGTCACAAGCTGGATGCGGCTGCTGGAAGCCATGTTCCCATCGCTCACAGAGATGACGAGCATTGGGAAGTCATTCGAGGGGAGGGATATTCATGCCCTCCGTGTCGGCGCACGcaacgaagaggaagaagagggtggttCGAGGAAAGCCATACTTGTCACTGGAGGTCTCCATGGCCGTGAATGGATATCAACCAGCACGGTTACATATCTGATGTGGTCTATGGTCACCGCCTACGACAAGGACCCAATGGTCACCAAGCTTCTCGATAAATtcgacatcatcttcatTCCTATCCTGAACCCCGACGGCTACGAATACACATGGCAGGAAGACCGGCTTTGGCGCAAATCGAGACAGGACACCGGTACAAGCTTTTGCTTTGGCATGGATCTTGACCACGCATTTGGCTATGAATGGGCCACGAATAACAAGGCGGGCCCATGCTCAGAGAACTACGGAGGTGATTCCCCCTTCCATGCCGTGGAAGCGTCGGAGCTGGCAAACTGGGCCAAGAATCAAACAGCTCAACATGGAGTCAAGTTTGTGGGTTTCCTCGACATGCACTCGTACTCGCAGCAGATCCTGTTCCCTTACTCTTATACCTGCGCTGCTCAGCCGCCCAACCTCGAAAACTTGATGGAACTTGGTGTTGGACTGGCAAAGGCCATACGGCTGTCGAGCGGGGAGGCATACACAGTGACCTCTGCCTGTGAGAGTGCTACGGCATACCGAGGAAAAGACGACACCCGCGtggaaggcggcggtggctCGGCTATTGATTGGTTCTACCATGAAATTGGAGCCAAATACAGCTACCAAATCAAGCTCCGCGATACTGGTAGCTACGGCTTTTTGCTACCGGCTGACCATATCGTGCCAACAGGCGAAGAAGTGCTCAATGCCCTCAAGTATTTCGGGGACTTTCTCCTCGGCAACAATGGCattgagaagggggagtttgagggaAGCGAGCATGTCCAGAATCCGCCGGCCGATCAATGGAGTGATCTGAAGAGGCGGAGATAG